A genomic region of Trueperaceae bacterium contains the following coding sequences:
- a CDS encoding RidA family protein, translated as MARSMISTPNAPSAIGPYSQAIRTGGLLFTSGQIPLRPDGTLVAGDVREQTRQVMENLRAVLEAGGSSLEQVVKCTCFLADMNDFSAFNEVYGEFFGTEPPARSAVQVARLPRDVAIEVEAVALVGA; from the coding sequence ATGGCCAGATCGATGATCAGCACCCCCAACGCGCCCTCGGCGATCGGTCCTTACAGTCAGGCGATCAGGACGGGTGGACTGCTGTTCACCTCGGGGCAGATACCCCTGCGACCGGACGGCACGCTCGTCGCCGGAGACGTCCGCGAACAGACGCGCCAGGTGATGGAGAACCTTCGGGCCGTCCTCGAAGCCGGAGGCTCGAGCCTCGAGCAGGTGGTGAAGTGTACCTGCTTCCTCGCCGACATGAACGACTTCTCGGCCTTCAACGAGGTCTACGGCGAGTTCTTCGGCACCGAGCCGCCCGCCCGCAGCGCTGTACAGGTGGCGCGCCTCCCGCGAGACGTGGCCATCGAAGTAGAAGCAGTGGCTCTGGTCGGTGCCTGA